The DNA sequence ACGGCGTGCCGGTGGGCCAGTGGGAGGCGGCGACCGCGCTCAGCCTGCCGCGCACCCGGACCTGGAGCGCGGTGATCCTGCCGCAGGCGATCCGCCGGGTCGTGCCGGCGCTGGGCAACTACGTCGTCGCGATGCTGAAGGACACCCCGATGATCTTCGTGATCGGGGTCCTGGAGATGCTGGGCGAGGCCCGCCAGTTCTCCTCGCAGACCTTCCAGACCCTGGAGCCCTACACGGTCGTCGGCCTCGCCTTCATCGTCATCGCCTACCCGGCTTCCCTTCTCCTGCGAGCCCTGGAGCGTCGTCTTGTCCGCTGACAGCAACCTCTCGAAAGCAACGGCCAACCCGGCGGTGGACGGCAGCGAGCTGATCCGCTTCGACCGCGTCACCAAGCGCTTCGGGGCCAACACGGTCCTGGACTCGCTGGACTTCACGGTCTCCTCGGGCAAGCACGTCACCCTGATCGGCCCGTCGGGCTCCGGCAAGACCACGATCCTGCGGCTGCTGATGACGCTGCTGAAGCCGGACGAGGGCACGATCAAGGTGGGCGGGGACTACCTCACCCACGAGAAGAAGGGCGACAAGCTCGTCCCGGCCGGCGAGAAGCACACCCGCGAGGTGCGCAAGAACATCGGCATGGTCTTCCAGCAGTTCAACCTCTTCCCCAACATGAAGGTGCTGCGCAACGTCACCGAGGCGCCGGTGCACGTGCTGGGGATGACCAAGGAGGCGGCCGAGGAGCGCGCCCACGGGCTGCTGGACCTGGTGGGCCTGACCGAGCACGTCGACAAGTACCCCACCCAGCTCTCCGGCGGCCAGCAGCAGCGGGTCGCCATCGCGCGCGCCCTGGCCATGCGGCCGCAGGTGCTGCTCCTGGACGAGGTCACCTCGGCGCTCGACCCGGAGCTGGTGGCCGGCGTGCTGGACGTGCTGCGGGACATCGCGCACACCACGGACATCACCATGCTGTGCGTCACGCACGAGATGAACTTCGCGCGGGACATCTCGGACGACGTCCTGATGTTCGACTCGGGCCGGGTCATCGAGTCCGGGCCGCCGGAGAAGATCTTCACGGAGCCGGAGCACGAGCGGACCCGCGAGTTCCTCAGCGCGGTTCTCTGACGCCGGAACGCGCGGAGCGGCCCGCCGTCCCACGACGGGGCGGCGGGCCGCTTTTTACCCCCAAGGCTATGACCTGGGCATATGCCACGGTGGTGAATCGCTGAACAGAAGCGTGCTGGACGCCGATTTTCACTCAAGACCCCCTCCTGTACGCCAGGTTGGCCGCTATCGTGGTACGAGCCCCGCCCCCCGGCAAGGCAGCGCGATGCATGCTGTCCGTGACGGGCGGCGACGGTGATGATGCAAACGGTCACAACCTGCTAGG is a window from the Streptomyces sclerotialus genome containing:
- the ehuA gene encoding ectoine/hydroxyectoine ABC transporter ATP-binding protein EhuA, which encodes MSADSNLSKATANPAVDGSELIRFDRVTKRFGANTVLDSLDFTVSSGKHVTLIGPSGSGKTTILRLLMTLLKPDEGTIKVGGDYLTHEKKGDKLVPAGEKHTREVRKNIGMVFQQFNLFPNMKVLRNVTEAPVHVLGMTKEAAEERAHGLLDLVGLTEHVDKYPTQLSGGQQQRVAIARALAMRPQVLLLDEVTSALDPELVAGVLDVLRDIAHTTDITMLCVTHEMNFARDISDDVLMFDSGRVIESGPPEKIFTEPEHERTREFLSAVL